One stretch of Streptomyces hygroscopicus DNA includes these proteins:
- a CDS encoding acetyltransferase, with protein MEPRVADNPGRSRFEVFDGDELAGFAEYHRYRDEIAFIHTEIDPRFEGGGLGGVLARAALDAAREQGLGVLPFCPFIRGWIGKHPEYTGLVPQGQRARFGL; from the coding sequence ATGGAACCTCGCGTGGCGGACAACCCCGGACGATCGCGTTTCGAGGTCTTCGACGGCGACGAGCTCGCCGGCTTTGCCGAGTATCACCGGTACCGGGACGAGATCGCCTTCATTCATACCGAGATCGACCCGCGGTTCGAGGGCGGAGGCCTCGGCGGCGTACTCGCCCGTGCGGCCCTCGACGCGGCCAGGGAACAAGGGCTCGGAGTGCTTCCCTTCTGCCCCTTCATCCGTGGCTGGATCGGCAAGCACCCGGAGTACACCGGCCTGGTGCCGCAGGGGCAGCGGGCACGGTTCGGGCTGTGA
- a CDS encoding acetyltransferase, translated as MTVEVSDVPEAKRYEARVDGESKVAGVAEYIRTTELVAFVHTEVEAEYEGAGVGSALARTALDEARAANLRVLATCPFFAGWISRHPEYQDLLYQSRSKVSD; from the coding sequence ATGACGGTCGAAGTGAGCGACGTGCCCGAGGCGAAGCGCTACGAGGCCCGCGTCGATGGAGAGTCCAAGGTGGCGGGCGTCGCGGAATACATCCGTACGACGGAACTCGTCGCGTTCGTGCACACCGAGGTCGAGGCGGAGTACGAGGGCGCGGGAGTCGGGTCCGCGCTGGCCCGCACCGCCCTTGACGAGGCACGCGCCGCGAACCTGCGGGTGCTGGCCACCTGCCCCTTCTTCGCGGGCTGGATCAGCCGGCACCCCGAGTACCAGGACCTGCTGTACCAGTCCCGCAGCAAGGTCAGTGACTGA
- a CDS encoding MarR family transcriptional regulator — protein MDAPPRWLNREEKAAWDSFIRMQETLIGRLSRRVQADSGMSASDYIVLASLTERGGGRMRFLDLAKLVEWEKSRMSHQVTRMAKRGLVAREECPDDGRGAFIVATPAGYKAIEEAAPQHVEHVRRLFIDALTPNQLSTLGRISKLVLDHMEKQPD, from the coding sequence ATGGACGCACCGCCGCGCTGGCTCAATCGGGAAGAGAAGGCCGCCTGGGACAGCTTCATCCGCATGCAGGAGACGCTCATCGGACGGCTGTCCCGCCGCGTCCAGGCCGACTCCGGAATGTCCGCCTCCGACTACATCGTGCTCGCCAGCCTCACCGAAAGAGGCGGCGGGCGGATGCGCTTCTTGGATCTGGCCAAACTCGTGGAGTGGGAGAAGAGCCGAATGTCCCACCAGGTCACGCGGATGGCGAAACGCGGGCTCGTGGCCAGGGAGGAATGCCCCGACGACGGACGCGGAGCATTCATCGTCGCCACCCCGGCGGGCTACAAGGCGATCGAAGAGGCCGCACCCCAGCACGTCGAGCACGTCCGCCGCCTGTTCATCGATGCCCTGACCCCGAACCAGCTCAGCACACTCGGCCGGATCTCCAAGCTCGTCCTGGACCATATGGAGAAGCAGCCGGACTGA
- a CDS encoding amidohydrolase, which produces MSNEAKSGLQALLTPEESVVVLIDHQPFQFANLNSHEPTMIVNNSVGLAKAAKVFDVPTILTTVLEERGGYLIKGLQDVFPEQKPINRTFVNTWQDERVVDAVKATGRKKLIIAGLWTEVCVAMPAIQAAGEGFEVFVVTDASGGASKEAHDMAVRRMVQAGVVPITWLAVMSEWQRDYAREETVPGLTEILLEHGGATGVAFTWETQLLATGRPVNDA; this is translated from the coding sequence ATGAGCAACGAAGCGAAGTCCGGACTGCAGGCGCTGCTGACGCCCGAGGAGAGCGTCGTCGTCCTGATCGACCACCAGCCGTTCCAGTTCGCCAACCTGAACAGTCACGAACCCACGATGATCGTGAACAACTCTGTCGGCCTCGCCAAGGCTGCCAAGGTGTTCGACGTGCCGACCATCCTGACGACCGTGCTGGAGGAGCGCGGCGGCTACCTCATCAAGGGGCTGCAGGATGTGTTCCCGGAGCAGAAGCCGATCAACCGCACGTTCGTCAACACCTGGCAGGACGAGCGTGTCGTCGACGCCGTCAAGGCGACCGGCCGCAAGAAGCTGATCATCGCCGGCCTGTGGACGGAGGTCTGTGTCGCGATGCCGGCGATACAGGCGGCGGGTGAGGGCTTCGAGGTCTTCGTCGTCACCGATGCCTCGGGCGGTGCCTCGAAGGAAGCTCATGACATGGCCGTGCGGCGCATGGTCCAGGCGGGAGTGGTACCGATCACCTGGCTGGCCGTGATGAGTGAGTGGCAGCGCGACTATGCGCGTGAGGAGACCGTCCCGGGCTTGACCGAGATTCTGCTTGAGCACGGGGGCGCCACCGGCGTCGCCTTCACCTGGGAGACGCAGCTGCTCGCCACGGGACGCCCCGTAAACGACGCCTGA
- a CDS encoding integrase, with amino-acid sequence MLLRLAYLGVTNAFAMLRLLPMTDRDKDAEILAPRHQITVLERQLGKDKIRFTPSDRAYLAALLHRLPLHVLRQLRLLVHPDTVLRWHRNLVKRRHASSCRCKRPGRPRTVRSIRTLVLRLAKENRSWGYRRLHGELLVPGVKVGASTVWEILKEAGIDPAPERNSSTWADFLRSQADALLACDFIETVTLSGIRMYVLVVIEHGSRRIRILGATAHPSASWVAQAAKNLVMDLEDLGCRAQFMIRDRDGKFPTLFDA; translated from the coding sequence GTGCTGCTGCGACTGGCTTACCTGGGTGTGACGAACGCGTTCGCGATGCTCCGCCTGCTGCCGATGACCGACCGGGACAAGGACGCGGAGATCCTCGCCCCGCGCCACCAGATCACCGTGCTGGAACGCCAACTCGGCAAGGACAAGATCCGGTTCACGCCAAGCGATCGGGCGTACCTGGCGGCGCTGCTGCACCGGCTGCCACTGCACGTCCTGCGACAGTTACGGCTGCTCGTACACCCCGACACAGTACTGCGCTGGCACCGTAACCTCGTCAAACGCCGCCATGCCTCCTCCTGCCGATGCAAACGCCCGGGACGGCCGCGCACCGTGCGCTCCATCCGCACCCTGGTGCTGCGCCTGGCGAAGGAGAACCGCAGCTGGGGCTACCGGCGCCTGCACGGCGAACTGCTCGTGCCGGGGGTGAAGGTGGGCGCGTCCACCGTCTGGGAAATCCTCAAGGAGGCCGGCATCGACCCTGCGCCCGAGCGGAACTCCAGTACCTGGGCCGACTTCCTTCGCTCCCAGGCTGATGCGCTGCTGGCCTGCGACTTCATAGAAACAGTCACCCTGTCGGGGATACGGATGTACGTGCTCGTGGTGATCGAACACGGCAGTCGCCGGATCCGGATCCTGGGCGCCACCGCGCATCCGAGCGCCTCCTGGGTAGCGCAAGCGGCGAAGAACCTCGTCATGGACCTCGAAGACCTCGGCTGCCGGGCACAATTCATGATCCGGGACCGGGACGGGAAGTTCCCCACCCTCTTCGATGCCTGA
- a CDS encoding glycine dehydrogenase — translation MPPRPHRPESCGKIREFWGNVPVVLKAYAWIRAMGAEGVAEASDISVLANNYMERGLLAIRGVTRSHPDATSPRLEMTRYSLAQMKEETGVDVHDVQNRMTDFGVDAMWTSHEPWLIPEPFTPEAGEMYGKEALDTWIAVLARISDEAYSDPEIVKTAPHNQAVHRLDHDAMEDPARWAMTWRAYLRKRANTGA, via the coding sequence ATGCCGCCCCGCCCACACCGGCCGGAGAGCTGCGGCAAGATCCGCGAGTTCTGGGGAAACGTGCCCGTGGTACTGAAGGCCTACGCTTGGATCCGCGCCATGGGGGCGGAGGGTGTGGCCGAGGCCTCCGACATCTCCGTCCTCGCCAACAACTACATGGAGCGGGGCCTGCTCGCCATCCGCGGCGTCACCCGTTCGCACCCCGACGCGACCAGCCCGCGCCTGGAAATGACGCGCTACAGCCTGGCTCAGATGAAGGAGGAAACCGGGGTGGACGTCCATGACGTCCAGAACCGCATGACCGACTTCGGCGTGGATGCCATGTGGACCAGCCACGAACCATGGCTCATCCCCGAGCCGTTCACGCCCGAGGCCGGCGAGATGTACGGCAAGGAAGCACTCGACACCTGGATCGCGGTTCTCGCCCGGATCTCCGATGAGGCGTACTCCGATCCTGAGATCGTCAAGACCGCGCCTCACAACCAGGCGGTACACCGCCTCGATCACGACGCGATGGAGGACCCCGCACGCTGGGCCATGACCTGGCGGGCCTACCTGCGCAAGAGGGCGAACACCGGCGCCTAG
- a CDS encoding TetR family transcriptional regulator produces the protein MSKLPARIRLADAAFALFDERGYEQTTVDDIAERAGLGRTTFFRNYRSKEDVIFPDHDRLLELIRDRLATSSHSTALVAVSDAVRLVLLHYVEEGDLARRRYALTSKVAALRDREIASVGRYQRLFREFIADWLGGPAESASLRAELMAAAVVAAHNHVLRRWLRGESSDPVAEVDEAMREVLALFPAPGSSPEPGGGTTVVAFRTGQDIDALLPSLRRLVEDGAER, from the coding sequence ATGAGCAAGCTACCTGCACGGATCCGACTGGCAGATGCCGCATTCGCGCTCTTCGACGAGCGCGGATACGAGCAGACGACCGTCGACGACATCGCTGAGCGAGCGGGGCTCGGGCGCACGACGTTCTTCCGGAACTACCGTTCCAAGGAAGACGTCATCTTTCCGGACCACGATCGGCTCCTGGAGTTGATCAGAGATCGGCTGGCGACCTCGAGCCACAGCACCGCTCTGGTCGCCGTGTCGGACGCGGTTCGACTCGTACTGCTGCACTACGTGGAGGAGGGCGACCTGGCGAGGCGGCGATACGCCCTCACGAGCAAGGTGGCTGCCCTGCGTGACCGGGAGATCGCCAGTGTGGGCCGCTATCAGCGACTGTTCCGGGAGTTCATCGCGGACTGGCTGGGGGGTCCGGCGGAATCGGCGTCGCTGAGGGCCGAACTCATGGCCGCCGCGGTGGTCGCCGCTCACAACCATGTGCTGCGTCGATGGCTTCGGGGTGAGTCGTCCGACCCGGTCGCCGAGGTGGACGAGGCGATGCGTGAGGTGCTCGCCCTCTTTCCGGCGCCCGGCTCCTCACCGGAGCCCGGCGGTGGTACCACTGTCGTCGCGTTCAGGACCGGGCAGGACATCGACGCCCTGCTTCCCTCGCTGCGACGTCTCGTCGAGGACGGCGCCGAGCGCTGA